From a region of the Candidatus Jettenia caeni genome:
- a CDS encoding putative iron dependent repressor, with translation MADTCQEEILELIWTMEEENDKVDKDVLLKKVDLPDAERHIKALVEESYIIITNKKVQLTKKGRVDARLIIRRHRLAERLLHDVLEVKEDTMDSSACKFEHFLDEEVTASICTLLGHPVSCPHGKAIPPGDCCEKANKEIRPVVMPLTELRSGDEARISYIVTKYHQRLDKLSSMGLVPGVQIRLHQRQPTYVIQMGETQIALDSAIAQSIYVRLI, from the coding sequence ATGGCTGATACCTGTCAGGAAGAGATCCTTGAGTTGATATGGACAATGGAAGAAGAAAATGACAAAGTTGATAAGGATGTATTACTGAAAAAAGTAGATCTTCCCGATGCAGAACGTCATATAAAAGCCCTCGTTGAAGAGAGCTATATTATCATAACCAATAAAAAAGTACAGCTTACGAAAAAAGGAAGGGTTGATGCTCGTCTAATTATCAGAAGACATCGCCTTGCTGAAAGATTATTACATGACGTCCTGGAAGTAAAAGAAGATACCATGGATTCCAGCGCATGTAAATTTGAACATTTTCTGGATGAAGAAGTCACGGCCAGTATATGCACATTACTAGGTCACCCGGTAAGCTGTCCTCATGGAAAGGCTATTCCGCCGGGTGATTGCTGTGAGAAAGCAAATAAGGAGATAAGGCCGGTTGTAATGCCATTAACAGAGTTAAGGTCCGGAGATGAGGCAAGGATATCCTATATCGTGACAAAATATCATCAACGGTTAGATAAACTTTCATCAATGGGTTTAGTACCCGGAGTTCAAATCCGGCTTCATCAAAGACAACCAACCTATGTTATCCAGATGGGTGAGACACAAATTGCACTCGATAGTGCTATTGCACAAAGTATTTACGTTCGCCTTATTTAA